TTTACCACTTTGTTTTTAAAGTTGGGCATTGCTTTCACGGTATTTCTTTTCCTTTTATTTGCTTATGAAAAAAGGTCAAAATATTACAGCTCTTTTTGGGTAGAGAGTATTCCTATTTTGTGGTGGGGGTTAGTGGTGTTCCTCCAATAAAAAAACCGAAGCATTATCTCCGGTTTCTAACTATCTAAAAATCTAATGATCTATATTAATCCCGCTCTTTTTAACAAGGCTTCAGGTTTTGGCTCTTGTCCGCGGAAGCGTTTGTATAATTCCATTGGCAATTCGGTTCCGCCTTTTGACAGTACGTTGTCTTTGAATTTGGTGGCCACTTCTTTGTTGAATATACCTTTCTCCTGAAAGTATGCAAAAGCATCTGCATCTAAAACTTCGGCCCATTTGTAACTGTAATAGCCAGAAGAATATCCTCCTTGGAAGATATGGGAGAACGAAACACTCATACAATTTTCAGCTACATCTGGATATAAGGTGGTGTGGTCCATAGCTGCTTTTTCAAAAGCTTTGATATTGTCAATAGTTTGTGGCTTGGCATGATACGCTATGTCTAATATTCCAAAACTCAATTGACGTAAGGTTGCCATTCCTTCTAAAAAGCTTGCACTTTCTTTAATCTTCTCTACATACTGTTGTGGAATGATTTCTCCCGTTTCATAATGTTTAGCAAACAACGCTAAAGCTTCAGGCTCGTAACACCAGTTTTCCATCACCTGACTTGGTAATTCCACAAAGTCCCAATACACCGATGTTCCTGATAAACTTGGATAAGTTGTATTGGCTAACATACCATGTAAAGCGTGTCCGAATTCATGGAATAAAGTAGTCACTTCATTAAAGGTTAATAGCGATGGTTTGGTTTCGGTAGGTTGCGTGAAATTGCAAACGATAGACACATGAGGTCTTTCATTTACGCCATCCTTAATAAATTGTGGTTTGAACGAAGTCATCCAAGCCCCGTTTCGTTTTCCTTTTCTTGGAAAAAAATCGGAGTAGAAAATGGCTACTAGTTTTCCTTCGAAGTCTAGTACTTCAAAAGTTTGAACATCGTCATGGTATTTTTCAATATCGAATACTTCTTTGAAGGTAATACCGAATAACTTTTCTGCTACTGTAAACGCACCATTCAATACGTTTTCCAATTTGAAATAAGGCTTAAGAATCTCGTCGTCTAAACTGAATAATTTTTGTTTCAATTTCTCCGAATAGTAAGCGCCATCCCATTTCTCTAGACTTTCTAATCCGTCAAGTTCTTTGGCGAAAGCGGTTAGTTCGGCAAATTCTTTTAAAGCGGCTGGTTTGGCTTTTTCTAGCAAATCATTTAAAAACGATTGTACTTTTTCAGGGTTTTGTGCCATACGCTCTTCCAAAACAAAATGAGAATGCGACTTATAGCCCAACAACTGCGCTCTTTCGTGACGCAATTTTACTATGTTTTTTACGTTTTCCTGATTGTCATAATCATTTTCTTGAAAGGCTTTTTTACCAGCGGCAATAGCCATTTCTTTTCGCAACTCCCTATTGTCAACATAAGTAACAAAAGGCAAATAACTTGGAAAATCTAGGGTAAATAACCAACCATCTAAATCATCTGCTTTGGCTAAAGAACGCGCCATTTCTTTCGCTCCATCTGGTAGACCTTTTAAATCCCCTTCGTTGGTGATGTGTAATTTATAACTGTTGGTTTCCGCCAATACATTTTCACCGAAAGTCAGTTTTAGTTTGGCTAATACGGTGTCTATTTTTCGTAAAATTTCCTTTTTATCTTCAGGAAGTAAAGCTCCGTTTCGTGCAAAACTTTTGAATTTTTTATCTAATAAAGTGGCTTGCTCTGGCGTTAGGTTTAACGAGTCTTTTTGGTCATAAACGGTCTTTACTCGTTGGAACAAATCCACATTTAAAGCAATGTCGTTACTGAATTCGGTTAACAAAGGCGATACTTCCTGAGCAATCTTTTGCATTTCGTCACAGGTTTCAGCCGAATTCAGATTGAAGAAAATAGACGATAATCGGTCTAATGCTTCTCCCGAGAAATCTAAAGCTTCAATGGTGTTGGCAAAAGAAGGAGTTTCGGGATTGTTTGTTATACTGTCAATTTCTGCTCTAGCTTTGGCAATGTTTTCGATAAAAGCGGGTTGGTAATCTTCTAGTTTTATCTGGCTAAAAGGTGCCGTATTATGTTTAGTAGTGAAGGTTTCTGTTAAGATTTTCATAGTTTATTTTTTCATTTCGTCCGATGATTTATTCACCGCTTCTTTCAAGGTTTCTTTGTATAAAATTATTTTATCCAGAATCATTTTATCATGACTTCCGATGATTTGGGCTGCTAGAATTCCGGCATTCTTGGCTCCGTTTAAAGCAACAGTAGCTACAGGGACACCACCAGGCATTTGTAAAATAGACAAAACAGAATCCCATCCATCAATGGAGTTACTAGACTTTACTGGAACACCAATTACAGGCAAAGGTGACATCGAAGCTACCATTCCGGGTAAATGAGCCGCTCCTCCCGCTCCAGCTATAATTACCGAAATGCCACGAGTATGAGCTTTTTTACTAAAGTCAAATAATTTCTCAGGAGTACGGTGTGCCGAAACAATATCGACTTCCGTTTCGATGTCAAAACTTTTTAGGATATCTATGGCTTCCTGCATGATTGGCAAATCGCTTTGACTTCCCATGATGATGGCTACTTTCATGTTATTTTAAATTTTAAATTTTGAATTTTAAATTTTGAATGAAATTTGTTCATCGTTAAACATAATCATTTATAATTTAAAATTTATAATTCATAATAGTTTATGAAATTACTCTAATAGTATTCTTTACTTCTTCCGCAATTCTTCTAGCTTCATTCATATCTTCATTGACAATAGTCACATGACCCATTTTGCGGAAAGGTCTTGTTTCTTTTTTGCCATAAATATGTGGAGTTACTCCTTTTATTGCCATAATTTTTTCGATATTTTCATAAATAACGTTGCCGTGATAGCCTTCGGCACCGACCAAATTGACCATAACTCCAGCCAATTTACTCGCAGTACTTCCTAATGGTAAATCCAAAATAGCGCGTAAATGATTTTCAAACTGCGAAGTATAACTCGCTTCAATACTATAATGTCCTGAGTTATGAGGACGAGGTGCTACTTCGTTAACTAAAATTCCTTCATCGTGCGTTTGGAACATTTCTACTGCTAGTAATCCAACATGATTATAGGCTTTGGCTACTTTTAATGCTTTTTCAGTAGCTTTTTTGGCGATGTGAAAGTCGATTCTGGCTGGACAAATTACATATTCTACTTGATTCGCTTCTGGATGGAATTCCATTTCTACTACCGGATATGCTTTAACTTCTCCCGAAACGGAGCGCGCTACAATAACGGCTAATTCATTTTTAAAGGCTACCATTTGTTCAGCAATGCATTCTACATTTGGTAAATTTTCTAAATCAGAAACCGAACGGACTACTTTAACTCCGTTACCATCGTAACCAAATTGAGCCGCTTTCCATACAAAAGGGGTTTCTATCAAACCATTTTCTATTTCCGCTCTTAATCCGTTTAGTGATGGAAACCTTTTAAAAGCAGCGGTTGGGATTTGATTTTCGATATAAAAATCTTTTTGAACGCCTTTATTCTGGATTAATCTCAAGGTTTTTAGAGAGGGATACACTTTCAATCCTTCGGATTCCAATTTTTCTAACGCCTCTAAATTTACGTTTTCAATTTCGATAGTCAAAAGATTTACTTTTTTCCCAAAATCATAAACGGTATCAAAGTCCATTAAATCGCCAATAAAAAATTTGGTAGCCCCATATTGACAAGGAGCATCCATACTTGGGTCGAAAACATACGTTTGAATGTCAAACTTTCTCGTTTCAGCCAAGAGCATTTTGCCTAATTGCCCACCACCGAGAATGCCTAGTTTAAAATTGGATGAGAAGTAATTCATTCGTAGTAGTTGTTGTAGTTGTTGGCACAAAGATAACTATTAGTTGAACTATGGCAAACGTTTTAAAATGTCTTTAACAGCAAAACGATATCCAGGAGTTGGATTAGGAATTGTCTTAGAAAGGATAAGCTTTAATTCCTCATGTATCCAAGGATGTTTCTTGCCTAACAGAAATAAAGCACGCATGGCAAA
The window above is part of the Flavobacterium sp. N1994 genome. Proteins encoded here:
- a CDS encoding 5-(carboxyamino)imidazole ribonucleotide synthase, producing MNYFSSNFKLGILGGGQLGKMLLAETRKFDIQTYVFDPSMDAPCQYGATKFFIGDLMDFDTVYDFGKKVNLLTIEIENVNLEALEKLESEGLKVYPSLKTLRLIQNKGVQKDFYIENQIPTAAFKRFPSLNGLRAEIENGLIETPFVWKAAQFGYDGNGVKVVRSVSDLENLPNVECIAEQMVAFKNELAVIVARSVSGEVKAYPVVEMEFHPEANQVEYVICPARIDFHIAKKATEKALKVAKAYNHVGLLAVEMFQTHDEGILVNEVAPRPHNSGHYSIEASYTSQFENHLRAILDLPLGSTASKLAGVMVNLVGAEGYHGNVIYENIEKIMAIKGVTPHIYGKKETRPFRKMGHVTIVNEDMNEARRIAEEVKNTIRVIS
- a CDS encoding M3 family metallopeptidase is translated as MKILTETFTTKHNTAPFSQIKLEDYQPAFIENIAKARAEIDSITNNPETPSFANTIEALDFSGEALDRLSSIFFNLNSAETCDEMQKIAQEVSPLLTEFSNDIALNVDLFQRVKTVYDQKDSLNLTPEQATLLDKKFKSFARNGALLPEDKKEILRKIDTVLAKLKLTFGENVLAETNSYKLHITNEGDLKGLPDGAKEMARSLAKADDLDGWLFTLDFPSYLPFVTYVDNRELRKEMAIAAGKKAFQENDYDNQENVKNIVKLRHERAQLLGYKSHSHFVLEERMAQNPEKVQSFLNDLLEKAKPAALKEFAELTAFAKELDGLESLEKWDGAYYSEKLKQKLFSLDDEILKPYFKLENVLNGAFTVAEKLFGITFKEVFDIEKYHDDVQTFEVLDFEGKLVAIFYSDFFPRKGKRNGAWMTSFKPQFIKDGVNERPHVSIVCNFTQPTETKPSLLTFNEVTTLFHEFGHALHGMLANTTYPSLSGTSVYWDFVELPSQVMENWCYEPEALALFAKHYETGEIIPQQYVEKIKESASFLEGMATLRQLSFGILDIAYHAKPQTIDNIKAFEKAAMDHTTLYPDVAENCMSVSFSHIFQGGYSSGYYSYKWAEVLDADAFAYFQEKGIFNKEVATKFKDNVLSKGGTELPMELYKRFRGQEPKPEALLKRAGLI
- the purE gene encoding 5-(carboxyamino)imidazole ribonucleotide mutase, with protein sequence MKVAIIMGSQSDLPIMQEAIDILKSFDIETEVDIVSAHRTPEKLFDFSKKAHTRGISVIIAGAGGAAHLPGMVASMSPLPVIGVPVKSSNSIDGWDSVLSILQMPGGVPVATVALNGAKNAGILAAQIIGSHDKMILDKIILYKETLKEAVNKSSDEMKK